The proteins below are encoded in one region of Thermodesulfobacteriota bacterium:
- a CDS encoding type II toxin-antitoxin system VapC family toxin, with product MTDRRFFLDSNILMYAFGANHPLQAPCKRLLDLIGEGEIQVATNTEVLQEILYRFFSIHRKDLAYQLYDSMVVLCWSIFPVTLADTNRAKELLSKNKDIDVRDAIHIACMLNNNIETIISADHHFDKVKEIERADPLDFPFD from the coding sequence GTTTCTTTCTGGACTCCAATATCCTCATGTATGCCTTTGGCGCAAATCATCCGCTTCAAGCTCCGTGTAAAAGATTGCTTGATCTCATTGGCGAAGGAGAAATACAAGTTGCAACCAATACAGAAGTCCTCCAGGAAATTCTCTACCGCTTCTTTTCCATTCATCGAAAAGACCTTGCCTACCAACTGTATGACTCTATGGTGGTTCTCTGCTGGAGTATATTCCCGGTTACTCTGGCGGATACCAATCGCGCGAAAGAACTTCTCTCGAAAAACAAGGATATAGACGTTCGAGACGCTATTCATATTGCTTGCATGCTGAACAATAATATCGAGACGATCATCTCTGCTGACCACCACTTTGATAAAGTAAAAGAGATTGAGAGGGCTGATCCTCTTGATTTTCCCTTTGACTGA
- a CDS encoding type II toxin-antitoxin system VapC family toxin, translating to MIWVIDASVAVRWFLEEESHPHAQAVLRRMVDRPGFFAVPELFPFEVYAVLCRIHPRGSDVFINGLMPILNNGIFRQPMTETLARYANRYVKKGLTGYDACYAALAFELKGTWLTFDQSAHKLIKADHISHDLTKSMPENWE from the coding sequence ATGATATGGGTCATAGATGCCTCAGTTGCGGTACGATGGTTTCTTGAAGAAGAAAGCCACCCTCATGCCCAAGCCGTTCTGCGCAGGATGGTCGACCGCCCTGGATTCTTTGCCGTACCTGAATTATTTCCTTTCGAGGTCTATGCTGTTCTTTGTCGCATCCATCCCCGGGGATCTGATGTTTTCATTAACGGTCTGATGCCCATTCTTAACAACGGTATTTTTAGGCAACCGATGACCGAAACTCTGGCCAGATATGCCAACCGCTATGTTAAAAAGGGACTAACCGGATATGACGCCTGTTATGCCGCTCTTGCTTTTGAACTAAAAGGTACATGGCTCACTTTTGACCAGAGCGCCCATAAACTCATTAAAGCGGATCACATTTCTCATGACTTAACAAAGAGCATGCCGGAAAATTGGGAGTAA